From one Sesamum indicum cultivar Zhongzhi No. 13 linkage group LG13, S_indicum_v1.0, whole genome shotgun sequence genomic stretch:
- the LOC105176334 gene encoding classical arabinogalactan protein 6-like, translated as MARQVVALALIFIATFAVVVSAQSPSGSPSSSPAAAPSESSAATPEASPASSPTQAAGPASGPASAQSSGSPAPATSPEAAASSPGAGPEAASAPASLKLSAVVGAAAAAGFFFF; from the coding sequence ATGGCACGACAAGTGGTTGCTCTAGCCCTCATCTTCATCGCCACCTTCGCCGTGGTGGTTTCTGCCCAGTCACCAAGTGGCTCTCCTTCATCATCACCGGCGGCTGCTCCATCTGAGTCCAGTGCTGCAACCCCAGAAGCATCCCCCGCCTCGTCTCCCACACAGGCCGCCGGCCCTGCTAGCGGTCCCGCCAGCGCTCAATCATCTGGTTCTCCCGCACCTGCTACCAGCCCTGAAGCAGCTGCCTCATCCCCTGGCGCCGGCCCTGAAGCAGCATCGGCTCCCGCCTCCTTGAAATTATCGGCGGTCGTCGGCGCCGCTGCTGCCGCcggattctttttcttttaa
- the LOC105176297 gene encoding classical arabinogalactan protein 4-like — MARQVVALALIFIAAVVCAQSPTTSPSSSPAAAPSESSAATPQASPASSPTQAAGPQSAASPALATSPEAAASSPGAAPEAASEAPAGPQEEPSSAPASTDASAPATTPAPSATSPSPSETAADAPNGAASLKFSAIIGVGAVAGVLFF; from the coding sequence ATGGCACGCCAAGTGGTTGCTCTAGCCCTCATCTTCATCGCCGCGGTGGTTTGTGCCCAATCACCAACTACCTCTCCTTCATCATCACCGGCGGCTGCTCCATCTGAGTCAAGTGCTGCCACCCCACAAGCATCCCCCGCGTCGTCTCCCACACAGGCTGCCGGCCCTCAGTCAGCTGCTTCTCCAGCCCTTGCCACCAGCCCTGAAGCGGCTGCATCATCGCCTGGCGCCGCCCCTGAAGCAGCATCGGAGGCACCTGCTGGCCCCCAGGAGGAGCCCTCATCTGCACCCGCTAGCACTGATGCCAGCGCCCCCGCCACTACACCTGCTCCCTCCGCCACCTCACCCAGCCCAAGCGAGACCGCCGCTGACGCACCGAACGGTGCCGCATCCTTGAAGTTCTCCGCTATCATCGGCGTCGGAGCTGTCGCCGGagtccttttcttttaa
- the LOC110013066 gene encoding mucin-1-like — MARQVVALALIFIAAFAAVVSAQSPSGSPSSSPAAAPSKSSAATPDASPASSPTQAAGPASGPASAQSSGSPAPATSPESPHLHPLALMPAPPPLHLLPPPPHPAQARPPLTHRAVPHP, encoded by the coding sequence atggCACGACAAGTGGTTGCTCTAGCCCTCATCTTCATCGCCGCCTTCGCCGCGGTGGTTTCTGCCCAGTCACCAAGTGGCTCTCCTTCATCATCACCGGCGGCTGCTCCATCTAAGTCCAGTGCTGCCACCCCAGATGCATCACCCGCATCGTCCCCCACACAGGCCGCCGGCCCTGCTAGCGGTCCCGCCAGCGCTCAATCATCTGGCTCTCCCGCACCTGCCACCAGCCCTGAAAGCCCTCATCTGCACCCGCTAGCACTGATGCCAGCGCCCCCGCCACTACACCTGCTCCCTCCGCCACCTCACCCAGCCCAAGCGAGACCGCCGCTGACGCACCGAGCGGTGCCGCATCCTTGA
- the LOC105176335 gene encoding mucin-1-like, whose product MARQLVALALIISVVAFAAVVSAQSPSSSPAAAPTKSSASPEESPAPVSANSPAGTPDAAPGPAATNDAAPGPAVTDDYDYSPEAPTPSSTTTGGPAASPTEESASSPASSTESTTPSSSPTCSVPSTPAATTPSPTETPADSGASSLKVSAVIGSAIAVGFFFF is encoded by the coding sequence ATGGCACGTCAACTGGTAGCTCTCGCCCTCATCATCTCCGTCGTCGCTTTCGCCGCGGTGGTTTCCGCCCAATCACCCAGCAGCTCTCCGGCTGCCGCTCCCACCAAGTCAAGTGCTTCCCCAGAAGAATCCCCCGCGCCAGTTTCAGCCAACTCCCCGGCCGGGACCCCAGACGCTGCCCCCGGACCAGCTGCCACCAACGACGCCGCCCCCGGCCCAGCTGTCACCGACGACTACGACTACTCGCCGGAAGCTCCTACCCCTTCTAGCACCACCACCGGCGGCCCCGCGGCATCCCCCACGGAGGAGTCCGCATCTTCACCTGCCTCCAGTACCGAGTCCACCACCCCCTCCAGCAGCCCCACATGCTCCGTCCCGTCAACTCCTGCCGCGACGACTCCTTCCCCGACTGAGACACCCGCTGACAGCGGCGCCTCCTCCTTGAAGGTGTCTGCAGTTATCGGCTCCGCCATTGCTGttggattcttctttttctaa